The proteins below come from a single Nitrosospira sp. Is2 genomic window:
- the grpE gene encoding nucleotide exchange factor GrpE has product MTNTEESKPDQPELTSALSEAATPEAGTNENKTSEPAVETIPSLEQMLKKAELDAAEHHDAWMRAKADAENTRKRAQIDVANAHKYAIDKFSTELLSVMDSLEAALGVEKASVDNFKSGMELTLKQLTSVFEKFNLKQINPQKGDKFDPHLHQAMSTVDSDLPPNTVVQVMQKGYMLNDRVIRPALVTVSKSKET; this is encoded by the coding sequence ATGACAAACACAGAAGAGTCCAAACCAGATCAACCCGAATTGACCTCAGCCCTGAGCGAAGCTGCAACGCCGGAAGCAGGCACCAACGAGAATAAAACCTCGGAGCCGGCAGTGGAAACGATCCCGAGTCTCGAACAGATGCTAAAGAAGGCCGAACTCGACGCAGCAGAGCATCACGACGCGTGGATGCGTGCCAAGGCCGATGCGGAAAATACCAGGAAACGCGCCCAGATCGATGTTGCAAATGCCCATAAATACGCGATCGATAAATTCTCAACGGAGTTGCTCTCAGTCATGGATAGTCTCGAAGCGGCTTTGGGCGTGGAGAAGGCAAGCGTTGACAACTTCAAAAGCGGCATGGAGCTGACGCTGAAGCAGCTCACCTCGGTTTTTGAAAAGTTCAACCTCAAGCAAATCAATCCGCAAAAGGGGGACAAATTCGACCCGCATCTGCATCAGGCCATGTCTACGGTAGACTCCGACCTGCCTCCCAACACTGTGGTCCAGGTAATGCAGAAGGGATACATGTTAAACGATCGTGTTATCCGCCCTGCGTTGGTCACGGTTTCGAAGTCCAAAGAAACTTGA
- a CDS encoding NUDIX hydrolase, producing MTVAAVVEQEGKYLLVEEQTCNGILFNQPAGHLEPGESIIQGAVRETLEETGYTFAPQWLLGVYRWHSSSDNTTFLRFAFSGSVTDHDPNRALDAGILRAGWFGVDEIREMAYCHRSPLVMRCIDDHLAGKRYSLDILVHYS from the coding sequence GTGACCGTTGCTGCTGTGGTCGAACAAGAGGGAAAATACTTGCTGGTAGAGGAACAAACCTGCAACGGCATTCTGTTCAATCAGCCAGCGGGACACCTTGAACCGGGCGAATCAATTATTCAGGGCGCAGTTCGAGAAACGCTTGAGGAGACAGGTTACACTTTCGCGCCACAATGGTTGCTGGGCGTTTATCGCTGGCATTCGAGCTCCGACAACACGACTTTTCTCCGGTTTGCCTTTAGCGGTTCGGTCACGGATCATGATCCCAATCGCGCGCTTGATGCAGGAATATTACGCGCGGGGTGGTTCGGAGTGGACGAAATCCGCGAGATGGCTTATTGCCACCGTAGTCCTCTCGTGATGCGATGTATTGACGATCATCTGGCCGGGAAGCGCTATTCCCTAGACATTTTAGTTCATTACAGCTGA
- the purB gene encoding adenylosuccinate lyase codes for MNSSFLTALSPLDGRYGAKVSALRPYFSEFALIRYRVRLEIEWLKALSQDNDIVDAEPLSPASVDQLDSIAANFDEGGAEEVKLIESRTNHDVKAVEYWLRERLARNVEIVRSAQFIHFACTSEDINNLSHGLMLMHSRDRVMLPMLAKISGKLVEMAREMGDVPMLARTHGQPATPTTAGKEIANFAYRLARGREKLAAVPILGKINGAVGNYNAHLAAYPAIDWERFAQAFVEKLGLKYNPYTTQIEPHDAMAELFDAYARINTILLDFNRDIWGYISLAYFKQKTQKDEIGSSTMPHKVNPIDFENSEGNLGIANALLRHFSEKLPISRWQRDLTDSTVLRNMGVALGHTLLAYESCSKGLSKLELNRDRMALDLENAWEVLAEPIQTVMRRYGIPDSYEQLKELTRGKGGITKETLHSFIERLDLPTDEKNRLRALTPQNYIGAAVTLSKKIEVESR; via the coding sequence ATGAATTCGTCGTTCCTTACCGCCCTCTCGCCTCTGGATGGGCGATACGGCGCCAAAGTATCTGCGCTGAGACCGTATTTCAGTGAATTCGCGCTGATCCGCTATCGTGTTCGGTTGGAGATAGAGTGGTTAAAAGCGCTGAGCCAGGATAACGATATCGTCGACGCGGAGCCGCTTTCTCCGGCTTCTGTTGACCAACTGGACAGCATCGCGGCGAACTTTGACGAGGGCGGCGCGGAAGAGGTCAAGCTCATCGAATCCCGCACCAATCACGATGTCAAGGCGGTCGAATACTGGCTGAGAGAGCGCCTAGCAAGGAATGTCGAGATCGTGCGAAGCGCGCAATTCATTCATTTCGCCTGTACTTCCGAAGATATCAACAACCTTTCTCATGGATTGATGCTGATGCACAGCCGTGACAGAGTGATGCTACCCATGCTGGCGAAGATTAGCGGCAAACTGGTCGAAATGGCGCGTGAAATGGGGGATGTGCCCATGCTTGCACGTACTCATGGACAACCCGCTACTCCCACGACGGCTGGTAAGGAAATCGCCAACTTCGCTTATCGGTTGGCTCGAGGACGGGAAAAGCTCGCCGCAGTGCCCATTCTTGGAAAAATAAATGGCGCCGTTGGAAACTATAACGCTCATCTGGCCGCTTATCCCGCAATTGATTGGGAAAGGTTTGCGCAGGCCTTTGTTGAAAAACTCGGCCTCAAATACAATCCCTACACGACCCAAATCGAACCGCATGACGCCATGGCCGAGCTGTTCGACGCCTATGCACGCATTAACACTATCTTGCTTGATTTTAACCGTGATATCTGGGGATATATATCTCTGGCGTATTTCAAGCAAAAAACGCAAAAAGATGAAATTGGTTCATCAACGATGCCACACAAGGTCAACCCGATCGATTTTGAAAACTCCGAGGGTAATCTCGGCATTGCGAACGCCCTGCTGAGGCATTTCAGTGAAAAGCTACCAATTTCGCGTTGGCAACGGGACCTGACTGATTCCACTGTGCTGCGCAACATGGGCGTCGCGCTGGGGCATACGCTATTAGCTTATGAATCGTGCAGCAAGGGACTGAGCAAGCTGGAACTAAACCGGGACCGGATGGCGCTAGATTTGGAAAATGCCTGGGAGGTTTTGGCGGAGCCTATCCAGACTGTGATGCGGCGCTACGGCATACCGGATTCATATGAGCAATTAAAGGAGTTGACGCGCGGCAAAGGCGGTATCACTAAAGAGACTCTACACAGTTTCATTGAGCGCCTCGACCTTCCCACGGACGAAAAAAATCGCTTGCGCGCTCTGACTCCCCAGAATTATATCGGCGCCGCAGTTACATTGAGCAAAAAAATAGAGGTTGAAAGCAGGTAA
- a CDS encoding dodecin family protein: MAGDSVYRITELIGTSKTSWEDAAKNAVETASNTLRDLRVAEIVKLDMVIEDGKVAAYRARVNLSFKYENSSN, encoded by the coding sequence ATGGCGGGAGATAGCGTTTATCGAATAACGGAACTAATCGGAACCAGCAAGACATCCTGGGAAGATGCGGCCAAGAACGCCGTCGAAACAGCCTCCAACACTTTACGGGACCTGAGAGTTGCGGAAATTGTAAAACTCGATATGGTAATTGAAGATGGTAAGGTAGCTGCATATCGCGCGAGGGTTAACCTGTCGTTTAAGTATGAAAACAGTAGTAACTAG
- a CDS encoding cold-shock protein — protein MATGTVKWFNDSKGFGFITPDDGSEDLFAHFSAINMSGFKTLKEGQKVSFEVTQGPKGKQASNIQSA, from the coding sequence ATGGCAACTGGTACAGTAAAATGGTTCAATGACTCCAAGGGTTTCGGTTTTATCACTCCGGATGATGGCAGTGAAGATCTGTTCGCTCACTTTTCCGCAATAAATATGTCCGGGTTCAAGACACTAAAGGAAGGTCAAAAAGTTTCCTTTGAAGTCACGCAGGGACCGAAGGGCAAACAGGCATCAAATATTCAATCTGCTTAA
- the mnmA gene encoding tRNA 2-thiouridine(34) synthase MnmA, which produces MSKGRVVVGMSGGVDSSVAALLLKQEGYDVIGLFMKNWEDDDTEQYCSSRQDLIDAVSVADIIGIPLEAVNFSAEYKERVFSQFLAEYKAGRTPNPDVLCNAEIKFKAFLQHADGLGADYIATGHYAQVRETRGVFELLKGEDGTKDQSYFLYRLNQAQLCRTLFPIGHLYKRDVRRIAKDYGLPNFSKKDSTGICFIGERPFREFLSRYLPNDPGDMRTPAGNVMGKHVGLMYYTIGQRQGLGIGGTRDGDGEPWFVSNKDVVGNILTVVQGHDHPDLFKPSLTATEVTWISGHAPHCNWVYGAKIRYRQADAPCAITQLDQTECRIEFAQPQWAVAPGQSVVVYESKVCLGGGVISDQY; this is translated from the coding sequence ATGAGCAAAGGGCGAGTGGTGGTCGGCATGTCCGGCGGGGTTGATTCATCGGTCGCGGCTCTGCTGTTAAAACAGGAAGGTTACGATGTAATCGGTCTTTTCATGAAAAACTGGGAAGACGACGATACGGAGCAATATTGCTCATCCCGTCAAGATTTGATTGATGCTGTATCGGTGGCGGATATCATTGGTATTCCGCTGGAGGCCGTGAATTTCTCGGCTGAATACAAGGAGCGCGTATTCAGCCAGTTTCTTGCGGAATACAAGGCAGGGAGAACGCCGAACCCGGATGTACTTTGTAACGCTGAGATCAAGTTCAAGGCGTTTCTTCAGCACGCGGACGGGCTTGGCGCCGACTATATCGCGACCGGGCATTATGCCCAGGTGCGTGAGACAAGAGGCGTATTTGAATTATTGAAAGGCGAGGACGGCACCAAGGACCAGAGTTATTTCCTCTACCGTTTGAACCAGGCACAGTTATGCAGGACCTTGTTTCCCATCGGGCATCTTTACAAGCGCGACGTACGCAGGATTGCGAAAGATTACGGCTTGCCGAACTTTTCCAAGAAGGACAGCACTGGGATATGTTTCATCGGCGAGCGGCCTTTCAGAGAATTTCTCAGCCGTTATTTACCGAATGATCCCGGGGACATGAGAACGCCTGCAGGCAATGTGATGGGCAAGCACGTCGGCCTAATGTACTACACAATCGGTCAGCGGCAGGGGTTGGGCATCGGCGGGACGAGGGATGGAGATGGTGAACCGTGGTTTGTTTCAAACAAGGATGTGGTGGGGAATATTCTGACGGTGGTACAGGGTCATGATCATCCTGATCTGTTCAAGCCCTCGCTTACCGCCACCGAGGTGACATGGATAAGTGGCCATGCGCCCCATTGCAACTGGGTCTATGGCGCTAAGATCCGCTATCGCCAGGCTGATGCGCCCTGCGCTATTACGCAACTCGACCAAACGGAATGCAGGATTGAATTCGCCCAGCCTCAGTGGGCTGTGGCGCCTGGACAATCGGTGGTTGTTTATGAGAGCAAGGTGTGTCTTGGCGGTGGAGTAATTAGCGATCAGTATTAG
- a CDS encoding glutathione S-transferase, translated as MKLIGSLTSPYVRKARIVLAEKHIGYNFELEAPWNTDTHVPDYNPLGKVPVLIMDDGTSLFDSRVIVEYLDNINPVSRLIPESNRRRIMVKRWEALSDGICDAAAAIFLERKRAETQQNEEWISRQHKKVTGGLEAAAHELADKKWCDGNVYTLADIALGCALGYLAFRFPEIEWRTNFPNLADLSDRLEKRNPFLETAPRD; from the coding sequence ATGAAGCTGATCGGATCGCTCACGAGCCCTTACGTGCGCAAGGCGCGCATTGTACTGGCTGAAAAGCACATTGGTTACAATTTTGAACTGGAAGCCCCTTGGAACACGGATACACACGTACCCGACTACAATCCGCTCGGCAAGGTTCCGGTGCTGATTATGGACGACGGCACCAGTCTGTTCGATTCAAGAGTCATCGTTGAATATCTCGATAACATCAACCCGGTATCCCGCCTCATTCCCGAATCCAACCGGCGCCGGATCATGGTAAAACGCTGGGAAGCGTTGTCTGACGGCATATGCGACGCCGCCGCGGCGATATTCCTCGAGCGCAAGCGTGCTGAAACCCAGCAAAACGAGGAGTGGATTTCGCGCCAGCATAAAAAGGTGACCGGGGGCCTTGAAGCCGCCGCCCATGAGTTGGCAGACAAAAAATGGTGCGACGGGAATGTTTATACGCTAGCTGACATCGCGCTGGGTTGCGCGCTGGGTTACCTGGCTTTTCGCTTTCCCGAGATCGAATGGCGCACGAATTTCCCCAATCTTGCCGACCTCTCCGACAGGCTTGAAAAGCGGAACCCGTTTCTGGAAACGGCGCCACGAGATTAA
- the icd gene encoding NADP-dependent isocitrate dehydrogenase: MFQHISTPSNGTKIRVNADFTLSVPDSPVVPYIEGDGIGVDITPVMIRVVDAAVSRAYRGKRKISWMEIYAGEKATRIYGNNVWLPDETLQAAREYVVSIKGPLTTPVGGGIRSINVALRQELDLYVCLRPVRYFQGVPSPLKNPEKTDMIIFRENSEDIYAGIEWEAGSENVKKVIHFLMTDMGVSKIRFPQTSAIGIKPVSREGTERLVRKAIQYAIDNGRSSVTLVHKGNIMKFTEGAFKNWGYELAANEFGARPLDGGPWMKLSDDKGGVIIKDVIADAFLQQILLRPEEYDVIATLNLNGDYISDALAAQVGGIGIAPGANLSDSIAMFEATHGTAPKYAGKDQVNPGSIILSAEMMLRHMGWTEAADLVIAAMEKTIQDRIVTYDFARLMTNAQKVSCSAFGQALIDRM, from the coding sequence ATGTTCCAGCACATTAGCACGCCATCCAACGGCACGAAAATTCGTGTAAACGCAGATTTTACCCTGAGCGTGCCGGATAGCCCCGTTGTTCCGTATATCGAAGGCGACGGGATCGGCGTGGATATCACCCCCGTAATGATACGCGTTGTTGATGCAGCGGTTAGTCGAGCTTATCGAGGAAAGCGCAAGATTTCCTGGATGGAGATATACGCCGGCGAGAAAGCCACGCGGATTTACGGTAACAATGTTTGGCTGCCGGATGAGACCTTGCAAGCTGCCAGAGAGTATGTCGTCTCCATCAAGGGGCCGCTGACCACTCCGGTGGGTGGCGGTATCCGCTCCATTAACGTCGCGCTGCGTCAGGAGTTGGATCTATATGTATGCCTTCGTCCTGTGCGCTACTTCCAAGGCGTCCCCAGCCCGTTAAAAAACCCCGAAAAGACAGACATGATAATTTTCCGGGAGAACTCCGAGGACATCTATGCCGGAATTGAGTGGGAAGCCGGATCGGAGAACGTAAAGAAAGTCATTCATTTTCTGATGACTGACATGGGTGTCAGCAAGATCCGCTTCCCGCAAACATCAGCCATAGGAATCAAGCCTGTCTCCCGGGAGGGTACAGAACGATTGGTGCGCAAGGCAATACAGTACGCCATCGATAATGGCCGCAGTTCGGTAACGCTGGTGCACAAGGGCAACATCATGAAATTCACCGAGGGCGCCTTCAAAAACTGGGGGTATGAACTTGCCGCCAACGAATTCGGCGCGAGGCCCCTTGATGGCGGGCCATGGATGAAGTTGTCCGACGATAAGGGAGGAGTGATTATCAAGGACGTGATTGCTGACGCCTTCCTGCAACAGATTTTACTGCGTCCGGAAGAATATGACGTAATCGCTACACTGAATCTGAACGGCGACTACATTTCCGACGCGTTGGCGGCGCAGGTAGGAGGCATTGGCATTGCACCCGGAGCAAACTTAAGCGATTCCATCGCAATGTTCGAGGCAACCCACGGTACCGCGCCGAAATACGCAGGCAAGGATCAGGTTAACCCGGGCTCTATCATTCTCTCTGCGGAGATGATGTTGCGACACATGGGCTGGACTGAAGCAGCAGATCTGGTTATCGCGGCGATGGAAAAAACCATTCAGGATAGAATAGTCACGTACGATTTTGCGCGACTGATGACCAATGCGCAAAAAGTCTCATGTTCGGCGTTCGGTCAGGCGCTGATCGACCGAATGTAG
- the dnaK gene encoding molecular chaperone DnaK, which produces MGKIIGIDLGTTNSCVAVMESGKPKVIENSEGARTTPSIVAYTEDGEILVGAAAKRQAVTNPKNTLFAIKRLIGRRFEEEIVQKDIKMVPYKIVKADNGDAWVEVRGKKIAPPEIAAQVLIKMKKTAEDYLGEAVTEAVITVPAYFNDSQRQATKDAGRIAGLDVKRIINEPTAAALAFGMDKKEGDRKISVYDLGGGTFDISIIEIAEVEGEHQFEVLATNGDTFLGGEDFDARVIEYLVDEFKKETSIDLKKDMLALQRLKDAAEKAKIELSSSQQTEVNLPYITADASGPKHLAVRITRAKLESLVEDLIDRTVEPCRIAIKDGGVKTSEIDDVILVGGQTRMPKVQDKVREIFGKDARRDVNPDEAVAVGAAIQGGVLQGAVKDVLLLDVTPLSLGIETLGGVMTKLIQKNTTIPTKAQQVFSTADDNQTAVTIHVLQGEREMASGNKSLGQFNLSDIPPSPRGLPQIEVTFDIDSNGILHVSAKDKATGKENKIKIQASSGLSEDEVQRMVKDAEAHAEEDHKAMELITARNQCDAVIHSVQKSLKEYGDKLSDDEKAKIEAALKEAEEALKSGDKDTIEAKTRALTEASHKLAEKMYSQEQAQQGQGQPGGESAPHGGGEKPVEGEVVDAEFEEVKNKK; this is translated from the coding sequence ATGGGAAAAATTATTGGTATTGACCTCGGTACCACGAACTCTTGTGTGGCCGTCATGGAAAGCGGCAAGCCCAAGGTAATAGAGAACTCAGAGGGAGCGCGTACGACGCCTTCCATCGTGGCTTACACGGAAGACGGTGAAATTCTGGTGGGTGCTGCCGCCAAACGGCAGGCTGTTACCAACCCAAAGAACACGTTGTTCGCGATAAAGCGCTTGATCGGCCGGCGCTTTGAGGAAGAAATAGTGCAAAAGGACATCAAAATGGTGCCCTATAAGATTGTCAAGGCTGACAATGGCGATGCATGGGTGGAGGTCCGTGGCAAGAAAATTGCACCGCCGGAAATTGCCGCGCAAGTGCTGATCAAAATGAAAAAAACTGCGGAGGATTATCTGGGTGAAGCGGTAACCGAAGCGGTCATTACGGTCCCCGCGTATTTTAACGATTCACAGCGTCAAGCGACGAAGGACGCGGGACGCATCGCGGGCCTGGACGTCAAACGTATCATCAATGAGCCAACCGCGGCAGCTTTGGCTTTTGGCATGGATAAAAAAGAGGGCGACCGCAAGATTTCCGTGTACGACCTGGGCGGCGGCACCTTCGACATTTCCATTATTGAGATCGCGGAAGTGGAAGGCGAACATCAGTTTGAAGTTCTGGCTACCAATGGTGACACCTTCCTCGGAGGTGAGGATTTCGATGCACGGGTCATCGAATATCTTGTGGATGAGTTCAAAAAGGAAACCAGCATCGATCTTAAAAAAGACATGCTTGCTCTCCAACGCTTAAAAGATGCGGCGGAAAAAGCCAAGATTGAACTTTCCTCAAGCCAGCAGACTGAAGTCAACCTGCCGTATATTACGGCTGATGCCTCAGGTCCGAAGCACCTCGCGGTGAGAATCACGCGGGCAAAGCTGGAAAGCCTGGTTGAAGATTTGATCGACCGGACGGTTGAGCCCTGCCGCATCGCTATCAAGGACGGGGGCGTCAAGACTTCTGAGATCGACGACGTGATTCTGGTGGGTGGACAGACCCGCATGCCGAAGGTACAGGACAAGGTCAGAGAAATTTTTGGCAAAGACGCTCGCAGGGATGTCAACCCGGACGAAGCGGTGGCGGTCGGCGCGGCCATTCAGGGCGGCGTATTGCAGGGGGCGGTGAAGGATGTGCTGTTGCTGGACGTGACGCCGTTATCCTTGGGCATTGAAACACTTGGCGGGGTAATGACGAAATTGATCCAGAAAAACACCACGATCCCCACAAAGGCGCAACAGGTGTTTTCCACGGCCGATGACAATCAGACGGCCGTTACCATCCATGTGCTGCAAGGGGAGCGGGAGATGGCATCCGGCAACAAGAGCCTGGGCCAGTTCAATTTGAGCGATATTCCACCGTCCCCGCGCGGTCTGCCGCAAATCGAGGTTACATTCGATATTGATTCGAATGGCATATTGCATGTCTCTGCCAAGGACAAGGCGACGGGTAAGGAGAACAAGATCAAGATTCAGGCAAGCTCGGGTCTGTCGGAGGACGAGGTGCAGCGCATGGTCAAGGATGCGGAGGCGCACGCCGAGGAAGATCACAAGGCGATGGAATTGATCACCGCCCGCAACCAATGTGACGCTGTGATACATTCTGTTCAGAAAAGCTTGAAGGAGTATGGAGATAAATTGTCCGATGATGAAAAAGCCAAAATAGAAGCTGCGCTGAAAGAAGCGGAAGAGGCTCTGAAATCAGGCGACAAGGACACTATCGAGGCCAAGACTCGGGCGCTGACCGAGGCCTCGCACAAGCTGGCTGAGAAGATGTATTCGCAAGAGCAGGCACAGCAGGGGCAGGGTCAGCCTGGCGGGGAATCTGCCCCTCACGGCGGCGGTGAGAAACCAGTAGAAGGCGAAGTCGTGGATGCCGAGTTTGAGGAAGTAAAAAACAAGAAATAA
- the clpS gene encoding ATP-dependent Clp protease adapter ClpS — translation MASENQGDVVLEAEKSKLKPPPMFKVILLNDDYTPMDFVVIVLQNFFSMNREQAMQIMLKVHMDGAGICGVYPNDVASTKVAQVVTFARQHQHPLQCVMEET, via the coding sequence ATGGCAAGCGAAAATCAAGGAGATGTTGTACTGGAGGCTGAAAAGAGTAAACTCAAGCCGCCACCCATGTTTAAGGTAATATTGTTGAATGATGATTACACGCCTATGGATTTCGTCGTGATCGTGTTACAAAATTTTTTTTCGATGAACCGCGAACAGGCAATGCAAATCATGCTCAAAGTCCATATGGATGGGGCGGGGATATGTGGAGTTTATCCCAATGATGTGGCTTCCACCAAGGTCGCACAAGTGGTCACATTTGCGAGGCAGCATCAACATCCGCTACAGTGCGTGATGGAGGAGACCTGA
- the clpA gene encoding ATP-dependent Clp protease ATP-binding subunit ClpA translates to MIAQELEVSLHMAFVESRQKRHEFITVEHLLLAMLDNPTAAEVLRACSVDIEDLRRLLTEHVTENTPTVGGTGEVDTQPTLGFQRVIQRAILHVQSSGKKEVTGANVLVAIFGEKDSHAVYFLHQKGVTRLDVVNYISHGISKVPQGSTAKSESEGDTEQELGSGGALESYAVNLNSLAIAGKIDPLIGRERELERLIQTLCRRRKNNPLLVGEAGVGKTAIAEGLARRIIENDVPEILARHQVYALDMGALLAGTKYRGDFEQRLKAVLKQLLDSSNAILFIDEIHTLIGAGAASGGTLDASNLLKPILNTGQLKCIGATTYSEYRGIFEKDHALSRRFQKIDVLEPSVDETVAILRGLKARYEAHHGVKYTAIALTTAAELSARFINDRHLPDKAIDVIDEAGAAQRVLPKSKQRKVISKHEIEGIIAKIARIPAQNVSSDDRSTLKTLDRDLKAVVFGQDKAINALTAAIKMARSGLGNPQKPVGSFLFSGPTGVGKTEVARQLAYALGIHLHRFDMSEYMERHAVSRLIGAPPGYVGFDQGGLLTEAIIKQPYSVLLLDEIEKAHPDIFNILLQVMDHGTLTDNNGRKADFRNVVIIMTTNAGAESLSKATIGFTTATQAGDEMAEIKRMFTPEFRNRLDAIISFGSLNTDVILRVVDKFLMQLEAQLHDKKVEATFTEALRDYLARNGADPLMGARPMARLIQDTIRSALADELLFGRLANGGRVTVDIDADDKVKLQFEEEAAAAL, encoded by the coding sequence ATGATTGCGCAAGAACTAGAAGTCAGTTTACATATGGCGTTCGTGGAATCGCGACAGAAGCGGCATGAGTTTATCACGGTCGAGCATCTGTTGCTGGCAATGCTCGACAACCCCACCGCTGCCGAGGTGCTCCGGGCTTGTTCGGTTGACATAGAAGACCTGCGTCGGCTGCTGACGGAACATGTTACCGAGAATACCCCGACGGTGGGCGGAACCGGCGAAGTTGATACACAACCTACGTTGGGATTTCAACGCGTAATACAGCGTGCGATCCTGCATGTTCAGTCTTCGGGTAAAAAAGAAGTTACGGGGGCGAACGTACTGGTAGCGATATTTGGGGAGAAGGATTCCCACGCAGTTTATTTTCTTCATCAGAAGGGTGTTACGAGGCTGGACGTCGTCAATTATATTTCGCATGGCATCAGCAAGGTGCCTCAGGGCAGCACGGCTAAATCGGAAAGCGAAGGCGACACTGAGCAGGAGCTTGGCTCAGGTGGAGCACTGGAAAGCTACGCTGTAAATCTCAATTCGCTGGCGATCGCCGGTAAGATCGATCCACTGATCGGGCGTGAAAGGGAATTGGAACGGCTGATACAAACGCTTTGCCGTCGCCGGAAGAATAATCCCCTTCTCGTTGGCGAAGCTGGGGTAGGCAAAACCGCGATAGCCGAAGGATTGGCACGTCGAATAATCGAAAACGACGTCCCGGAGATTCTCGCGCGCCATCAAGTATACGCCCTCGACATGGGAGCGCTCCTGGCGGGAACGAAATACCGGGGGGATTTCGAGCAACGCCTGAAAGCAGTGCTGAAGCAGTTGCTGGACAGCTCTAACGCCATCCTTTTCATTGATGAGATTCACACACTCATTGGTGCCGGGGCCGCGTCTGGAGGCACGCTGGATGCGTCCAATTTGCTAAAACCGATACTGAATACCGGCCAACTCAAATGCATCGGCGCAACCACGTACAGCGAATATCGCGGTATTTTCGAAAAGGACCATGCATTATCGCGGCGTTTCCAGAAAATCGATGTACTCGAGCCCAGCGTCGATGAAACCGTCGCCATACTGCGCGGTTTGAAGGCACGCTACGAGGCTCATCACGGCGTTAAATATACGGCAATCGCGCTTACCACGGCAGCAGAGTTGTCAGCACGCTTCATAAATGACCGGCATTTGCCCGATAAAGCGATAGACGTCATAGACGAAGCCGGAGCCGCCCAGCGCGTCCTGCCGAAATCGAAGCAGCGCAAGGTAATCAGCAAACATGAAATCGAAGGCATTATCGCCAAAATCGCGCGGATTCCAGCGCAAAACGTCTCTAGCGATGACCGTAGTACACTGAAAACGCTGGATCGGGACCTGAAAGCGGTAGTGTTCGGGCAGGACAAGGCGATCAATGCTCTCACCGCGGCAATTAAAATGGCCCGCAGCGGTTTAGGCAATCCCCAGAAACCCGTGGGATCCTTCCTTTTCTCGGGCCCCACTGGCGTCGGTAAAACTGAAGTGGCGCGGCAGCTCGCTTACGCACTAGGCATTCACCTGCACCGTTTCGACATGTCGGAATATATGGAACGGCATGCCGTTTCACGCCTGATTGGCGCACCGCCGGGATATGTCGGTTTCGATCAGGGCGGCCTGCTCACCGAGGCCATCATAAAACAGCCCTATTCGGTACTGCTGCTGGATGAAATTGAAAAAGCTCACCCTGATATTTTCAATATCCTGCTGCAGGTAATGGATCACGGCACGTTAACGGACAACAACGGCCGCAAGGCGGATTTCCGCAACGTGGTGATTATCATGACCACTAATGCTGGTGCCGAATCGCTTTCAAAAGCCACCATAGGCTTCACAACGGCGACACAGGCAGGGGACGAGATGGCTGAAATCAAGCGGATGTTCACGCCCGAATTCAGGAACCGGCTGGACGCGATCATTTCATTCGGATCCCTGAATACGGACGTGATTCTACGAGTGGTGGATAAATTCCTGATGCAACTCGAAGCGCAGTTGCATGACAAGAAAGTGGAGGCAACGTTTACCGAGGCACTGAGGGACTATCTCGCGCGCAACGGCGCTGATCCTCTCATGGGTGCTCGTCCCATGGCCAGACTGATTCAAGATACTATTCGCAGCGCCCTTGCGGATGAATTGCTGTTTGGCCGGCTCGCTAATGGTGGCAGGGTGACAGTGGATATAGACGCCGACGACAAGGTTAAACTCCAGTTCGAGGAGGAGGCTGCTGCAGCTTTATAG